The following coding sequences lie in one Arachis hypogaea cultivar Tifrunner chromosome 4, arahy.Tifrunner.gnm2.J5K5, whole genome shotgun sequence genomic window:
- the LOC112797031 gene encoding large ribosomal subunit protein uL2my, C-terminal part — protein sequence MAVSLWRARLASSLVANLTNSLRRFSSETNAHNAREAMMNQMMYSDINSRIGSCMPLSSMRIGTIIHNIELNPGQGGKLVRAAGTCAKILKEPTSKYCLIQLPSGVKKMIDSRCRATVGTVSNPSHGDKKLRKAGQSRWLGRRPVVRGVAMNPVDHPHGGGEGKSKSSGRWGKGSRTPWGKPTKSGFKTGPLKRRK from the exons ATGGCTGTCTCACTATGGAGAGCTCGCTTAGCTTCCTCTCTTGTCGCCAATCTCACCAACTCTCTTCGCCGTTTCTCTTCCG AAACAAATGCTCATAATGCTCGAGAGGCCATGATGAATCAGATGATGTATTCCGATATAAATTCTCGAATTGGGAGTTGTATGCCATTATCTTCTATGCGAATTGGAACTATCATTCACAATATTGAATTGAACCCGGGGCAAGGTGGCAAGCTGGTTAGAGCTGCTGGAACTTGTGCAAAAATCCTGAAAGAACCCACATCAAAATACTGTCTTATCCAGCTCCCCTCGGGTGTTAAAAAAATGATTGATTCTCGTTGCAGGGCCACCGTTGGTACTGTCTCAAATCCAAGCCACGGAGATAAGAAGCTTAGGAAGGCTGGACAAAGCCGGTGGCTTGGCCGTAGACCAGTTGTTCGAGGAGTGGCCATGAATCCAGTAGACCATCCTCATGGTGGAGGAGAGGGTAAGAGCAAGAGTAGTGGTCGGTGGGGAAAAGGATCTCGAACTCCTTGGGGTAAGCCGACTAAGAGTGGATTCAAGACCGGGCCCCTGAAACGAAGGAAGTAG
- the LOC140184184 gene encoding uncharacterized protein encodes MEHDRAKGKHKNAEQKEDNDEHSSETKQTTPKTTMTIVKRTNPFTKSVMNFKMPENLTLPSTLKPYQGIGDPNVHVTKFYTMMFMNKESDPILCRTFPTFLDGAALIWFSNLPESSISSFDELADQFINHFAASKIYVHNSDYLSTIKQGPNESLKDYMTRFAEATNEIPNVNPEVHLHALKSGLRPGKFQESIVIAMPKTLAEFREKATTQIEVEKFRALRRAEKPTPNREEDRRSRHPISRTDQRPFRLTPKFDTYTPFNTKRENIVKDILHSKLIKPPSRAGTYQDQRHVDKSKYCAFHQKYGHTTDDCVIAKDVLKKLARQGLLDKYIDTRSRRKNTEDLNHQQKTIDDPRDKGRKVDNDNNLPHRIINCISGGFAGGGCTNSARKRSYRAMMTMTESTIPRPTNSDKPGISFNPEDYKAADRNLDDPVVITAQVGEPLVKKILMDPGSSADVLFYSTFQKMNLSDKLLQPSSGELVGFSGERVSIRGYIWLKTTFGDYPNSKTLEIQYLVVDCKSSYNIILGRPSLNAFNAVVSTVYLCVKFISQDNKVVTIHRDQKEASQCYNASLKNEQPKHLDQQYVQAVYNSDQLPPLAVLDPRTNNQEQPMPLDDLTKVQLLNNKGRYTYLGNALKEAERTQLVELLKQNVDLFAWTLADMPGIDPNVICHKLAIDPSIRPIAQKKRHLGTDKKTASLEETQKLLSAGFIKELRYSTWLANVVMVKKNNGKWRMYVEYTDLNKACPKDAYPLPCIDKLVDNSSGFQCLSFMDAYSSYNQILMHEGDQDKTAFITDNGNFCYKVMPFGLKNAGATYQRLMDNIFSKQIGRNIEVYVDDMVAKSTRTSNHVEDLTEIFQQLRKYNMKLNPEKCAFGVQSGKFLGFMLTHRVLVTETDKQQHPVYFVSKTLQGAEARYPKLEKLAFAPVVTARRLRHYFQSHTIIIRTEQPLRQVLTKPKLAGRLIKWSIELLEYDIQYQSRGAIKSQMLADFVAKLTQEDRAPKEDPWTLYVDGASNSKGSGAGILLESGQGIQLEQSLHFTFHASNNQAKYEALIAGLRLAQTMRITQINIKCD; translated from the exons ATGGAGCACGATCGTGCAAAGGGCAAACACAAAAATGCTGAACAGAAGGAGGACAATGACGAGCACTCCTCCGAAACCAAGCAAACCACTCCCAAAACAACAATGACCATAGTCAAAAGAACCAACCCCTTCACAAAATCAGTTATGAATTTCAAAATGCCCGAGAACCTCACCCTACCATCAACCCTAAAACCTTACCAGGGAATAGGAGACCCAAATGTCCATGTAACCAAATTTTATACCATGATGTTCATGAATAAAGAATCCGACCCCATCCTATGCCGAACCTTTCCAACCTTCTTAGACGGAGCCGCACTCATCTGGTTTTCCAACTTACCTGAAAGCTCCATTTCAAGTTTTGACGAGTTAGCCGACCAGTTCATCAACCACTTCGCTGCCTCAAAAATCTATGTCCACAACTCAGACTACCTGAGCACAATCAAACAGGGACCAAATGAAAGCCTGAAGGACTACATGACCAGATTCGCGGAAGCAACTAATGAGATACCCAACGTGAATCCCGAAGTCCATCTCCACGCTCTCAAGAGTGGCCTCCGTCCTGGGAAATTCCAAGAGTCCATCGTCATAGCAATGCCCAAAACCCTGGCCGAGTTCCGAGAAAAGGCAACAACCCAAATCGAGGTGGAAAAATTCCGAGCACTCAGGAGGGCGGAAAAACCCACCCCAAACAGAGAAGAAGACAGACGAAGCAGGCATCCAATCAGCAGGACAGACCAAAGGCCGTTCAGACTAACACCTAAGTTTGACACATACACTCCTTTTAACACAAAAAGAGAAAACATAGTAAAAGATATACTACACTCTAAACTCATCAAACCCCCAAGCAGAGCCGGTACCTACCAGGACCAGAGGCACGTGGACAAATCCAAATACTGTGCTTTCCATCAAAAGTACGGCCATACAACAGACGATTGCGTGATAGCAAAAGACGTACTCAAAAAATTAGCACGCCAAGGATTGCTAGACAAATACATCGACACACGAAGTCGAAGGAAAAACACTGAAGACCTCAACCACCAACAAAAAACGATCGACGACCCCCGAGACAAGGGGCGAAAGGTAGACAATGACAACAATCTACCCCACcgaataataaattgtatttctGGTGGTTTTGCAGGTGGAGGATGCACGAACTCGGCACGAAAAAGGTCATACCGAGCCATGATGACCATGACAGAATCAACAATACCTCGGCCAACTAACTCGGACAAGCCTGGAATATCATTCAACCCCGAGGATTACAAGGCTGCTGACCGAAACCTAGACGACCCCGTAGTCATCACCGCACAAGTCGGAGAGCCCCTGGTAAAAAAGATCCTCATGGATCCGGGGAGCAGCGCCGACGTATTGTTCTACTCAACGTTCCAAAAGATGAACCTCAGTGACAAACTCCTGCAACCGTCATCCGGAGAATTGGTAGGTTTCTCAGGTGAGCGGGTCTCTATCCGAGGTTACATTTGGTTAAAAACTACTTTTGGGGATTATCCCAACAGCAAAACTTTAGAAATACAATACTTGGTAGTGGATTGCAAAAGTTCCTATAACATTATTTTAGGCAGACCATCGTTGAACGCATTCAACGCTGTTGTTTCCACTGTATATTTGTGTGTCAAGTTTATTTCACAGGACAACAAAGTAGTGACAATCCATAGAGACCAGAAGGAGGCCAGCCAATGCTATAACGCCAGTTTAAAAAACGAACAACCAAAACACCTCGACCAGCAATACGTCCAAGCAGTGTATAACTCGGATCAGTTACCTCCTCTGGCAGTCTTAGACCCAAGAACAAATaaccaggaacagcctatgcccCTTGACGACCTCACCAAGGTGCAGTTGTTAAACAACAAAGGTAGATATACATACCTCGGAAACGCACTAAAAGAAGCGGAACGAACTCAACTGGTGGAGCTATTAAAACAAAACGTCGATCTATTCGCCTGGACTCTAGCAGATATGCCTGGGATAGACCCAAATGTTATCTGCCACAAACTGGCGATCGACCCGTCAATCCGGCCTATAGCCCAGAAGAAGAGACACTTAGGAACCGACAAAAAGACAGCCTCCTTGGAAGAGACCCAGAAGTTACTATCCGCCGGGTTCATCAAGGAACTCAGGTACTCAACATGGTTGGCCAATGTCGTGATGGTTAAAAAGAATAATGGCAAATGGAGGATGTATGTCGAATACAcagacctcaacaaagcttgcccaaaggaTGCATACCCCCTCCCGTGCATCGACAAACTCGTTGACAACTCCTCTGGTTTCCAATGCTTaagcttcatggacgcctactcgagTTACAACCAAATCCTAATGCATGAGGGAGACCAAGATAAGACTGCCTTTATCACCGATAATGGTAACTTTTGTTACAaagtcatgccattcggactcaaaaatgcaggCGCCACTTACCAACGCCTCATGGACAATATCTTCTCAAAACAAATCGGGCGCAACATAGAGGTTTATGTCGACGATATGGTAGCAAAGTCAACACGAACATCAAACCATGTCGAAGACTTAACAGAGATTTTCCAGCAACTCCGAAAGTACAATATGAAGCTCAACCCGGAAAAATGCGCTTTCGGAGTACAAAGCGGGAAATTCCtcggctttatgctcacacaccGAG TACTAGTGACAGAAACAGACAAACAACAACACCCGGTATACTTCGTCAGCAAAACACTTCAAGGTGCCGAGGCCCGCTACCCAAAGCTGGAGAAATTAGCCTTCGCTCCCGTCGTGACAGCCAGACGGCTACGGCACTACTTTCAAAGCCACACCATTATAATTAGGACAGAACAACCCTTAAGGCAGGTACTGACGAAGCCCAAGCTGGCAGGTCGATTAATCAAGTGGTCCATTGAACTATTAGAATACGACATCCAATACCAATCCAGAGGCGCCATCAAATCACAAATGTTAGCCGACTTCGTCGCCAAACTGACACAAGAAGACCGAGCTCCTAAAGAAGACCCATGGACGCTATACGTTGACGGAGCCTCAAACAGCAAAGGCTCCGGCGCAGGAATACTCCTAGAAAGCGGCCAAGGAATACAACTCGAACAATCACTACATTTTACTTTCCACGCAAGTAACAACCAGGCAAAATATGAAGCTTTAATAGCAGGACTACGCCTCGCACAAACCATGAGAATAACACAAATAAACATCAAATGCGACTGA